Proteins encoded in a region of the Hyphomicrobiales bacterium genome:
- a CDS encoding GtrA family protein, giving the protein MNALKREFASFLIVGVVATACHYLLLIFLVEALNVAPVPASAAGAFLGAVVSYYLNRRLTFRSTRKHTVTVPRFFTVAGISLVTNTALMALFTGPLGWGYLISQIITTVFLILITYSANKLWTFGRDEET; this is encoded by the coding sequence ATGAATGCACTAAAGCGAGAATTTGCGAGTTTTTTAATCGTCGGTGTTGTTGCAACGGCCTGTCATTACCTATTGCTGATTTTTCTTGTTGAAGCACTTAATGTTGCTCCTGTGCCAGCTTCCGCTGCAGGCGCATTTCTTGGTGCAGTGGTGAGTTATTATCTCAACCGTCGACTAACGTTTCGCTCCACACGCAAACACACAGTCACCGTGCCACGATTTTTCACCGTGGCAGGCATCAGCCTTGTAACGAATACCGCCTTAATGGCCCTGTTTACTGGTCCACTTGGTTGGGGCTATCTAATTTCGCAAATCATCACCACTGTGTTTCTCATCCTCATCACCTATAGCGCCAACAAGCTATGGACCTTTGGTCGTGACGAGGAGACTTAA
- a CDS encoding glycosyltransferase family 2 protein, with protein MLTPHPSLKTKNSIRDFDKSLSVVVPSYNEASNVEPFLERLSAVMNEIGLPYEIVFVDDGSNDNTAERIIAARRNNHAIKLVRFSRNFGKEAALNAGLAHATGDAVIQIDADLQHPPEVLIDFVREWRDGGEIVYGSRKSRNDDDFMRRLLTKSFYRIFSAISDVKLMQGLGDFLLIDRKVVKAILSLPERERFTKGLYAWVGFKRVPVPFEVAPRANGVSAWSIFKLFQFSLKGITSFGSVPLKVWTYIGLLLSVSSVTYATYILLDRALYGTNVPGYPSLMAAICFFSGVQLLGLGIVGEYLSRVLAEVKQRPLYLVQETAGFSEDEVEAIESTQEKRLAS; from the coding sequence ATGTTAACACCACATCCATCTTTAAAAACAAAAAATTCAATCAGGGATTTTGATAAATCCCTTTCTGTCGTGGTGCCAAGTTATAACGAGGCAAGCAATGTTGAGCCGTTCCTAGAACGCCTGTCTGCGGTAATGAACGAGATAGGCTTGCCCTACGAGATTGTTTTTGTCGATGATGGCAGCAACGATAATACGGCAGAACGCATCATTGCCGCTCGCCGCAATAATCATGCAATTAAGCTTGTTCGCTTCAGTCGTAATTTTGGCAAAGAAGCTGCTCTTAACGCAGGATTGGCTCATGCAACAGGGGATGCGGTTATTCAAATTGATGCCGATCTTCAACACCCACCGGAAGTCCTGATCGACTTTGTGCGCGAATGGCGTGATGGCGGCGAAATAGTCTATGGCTCACGCAAATCACGTAATGACGATGATTTTATGCGCCGCTTATTGACTAAAAGCTTCTATCGGATTTTTTCAGCCATATCAGATGTGAAACTGATGCAAGGGCTTGGTGATTTTCTATTGATTGACCGAAAGGTCGTTAAAGCTATTTTATCACTGCCTGAGCGCGAGCGTTTTACGAAAGGGCTTTACGCTTGGGTTGGCTTTAAGCGTGTGCCCGTTCCCTTTGAGGTTGCACCGCGCGCAAACGGCGTATCAGCGTGGAGCATTTTCAAACTGTTCCAATTTTCCCTCAAAGGCATCACATCGTTTGGTTCTGTTCCCCTAAAAGTGTGGACCTATATCGGCCTATTATTGTCGGTATCTTCTGTTACTTATGCGACTTACATTTTGCTAGATCGCGCCTTATACGGAACCAATGTACCCGGTTACCCATCATTGATGGCGGCGATATGTTTTTTCTCTGGCGTTCAACTTCTTGGACTTGGGATCGTTGGAGAATATTTGAGCCGCGTCTTGGCAGAAGTTAAACAGCGCCCTCTTTATCTGGTACAAGAAACAGCAGGGTTCAGCGAAGATGAAGTAGAGGCAATAGAAAGCACGCAAGAAAAAAGACTTGCCTCGTGA
- a CDS encoding ChbG/HpnK family deacetylase produces MPLLTLCADDFGLNSAVNEGIIRLVKAGRLNAVSCMVGGAEFSKGLPMLMKACEAAPIKVEIGLHLTFTEYQPLGSMKKLAPKGELPSVGVLLLKSHLRLLDVRELHDEMARQWQCFVETVGKAPDFMDGHQHVHLFPQLREAVVELAKTKFQDKGWVRSCHADSARLRACGLPSTRASARVFIISYLAKHMAQKLQQEGVKTNPVFYGINDFNKNENFADLMQVWVSLAAAQKEWAVIMCHPGLKSDNDSIWDPIAARRIDEFEVLSRSDSIYNLK; encoded by the coding sequence TTGCCGCTTTTGACACTATGTGCGGATGACTTCGGTTTGAATTCTGCAGTCAATGAAGGGATTATCAGGCTCGTTAAAGCGGGTCGGTTGAACGCTGTGAGCTGTATGGTGGGTGGCGCAGAATTTTCTAAAGGCCTGCCTATGCTGATGAAGGCCTGTGAAGCAGCGCCTATCAAGGTTGAAATCGGCCTTCATCTTACCTTCACAGAATATCAACCGCTTGGGTCAATGAAAAAGTTAGCACCGAAGGGCGAATTGCCGTCAGTAGGAGTGCTCCTTCTGAAAAGTCATCTCCGTCTGTTGGATGTGCGAGAGCTGCATGATGAGATGGCTCGCCAATGGCAGTGCTTTGTTGAGACCGTAGGCAAAGCGCCAGATTTTATGGACGGCCACCAGCATGTTCATCTCTTTCCTCAACTACGTGAGGCAGTTGTCGAGCTTGCTAAAACCAAGTTTCAGGACAAGGGATGGGTGCGTAGTTGTCATGCAGACAGTGCGCGACTGCGTGCGTGCGGTTTGCCATCCACACGGGCATCCGCACGGGTATTCATTATCTCATATCTTGCTAAACATATGGCGCAAAAGCTCCAGCAAGAGGGCGTCAAAACCAATCCAGTTTTCTATGGCATTAATGACTTCAATAAAAATGAAAATTTTGCTGATCTGATGCAGGTCTGGGTGTCTTTAGCCGCAGCTCAAAAGGAGTGGGCTGTGATCATGTGTCATCCAGGATTGAAAAGTGACAATGACAGTATTTGGGATCCGATTGCGGCGCGAAGAATTGATGAATTTGAGGTGCTTTCGAGGTCAGATTCAATATATAACTTAAAATAA
- a CDS encoding NAD(P)-dependent oxidoreductase → MSNLKDKTLFITGASRGIGKAIALRAAHDGANVVIAAKTAEAHPKLDGTIFTAAEEIEAAGGNALPLVVDVRDEDNVASALKKASDKFGGIDILINNASAINLANTEKLEMKRYDLMNSINARGTFMTTKLAVPYLKEAANPHVIMLSPPLDMSTHWFAPHVGYSIAKYGMSLCVLGFAGEFKRYGIGVNALWPRTTIATAAVGNLLGGDAMMQASRTPDILADAAHAMLMKNSKEFTGNFIIDDTFLAGEGVTDFDKYRVDGTVSLMPDFFVPADMTPPDCVNLKPINK, encoded by the coding sequence ATGTCCAATCTCAAAGATAAAACATTATTCATCACCGGCGCTTCGCGCGGTATAGGCAAAGCGATTGCTCTTCGTGCGGCTCACGACGGGGCGAATGTGGTTATTGCCGCCAAAACTGCTGAGGCGCACCCAAAGTTAGACGGAACAATTTTTACTGCTGCTGAAGAGATTGAAGCTGCTGGCGGCAACGCGCTGCCGCTTGTGGTTGATGTTCGCGACGAAGACAATGTTGCAAGCGCCTTGAAAAAAGCTTCAGATAAATTTGGTGGCATTGATATTCTCATCAACAATGCCTCTGCCATCAATTTAGCCAATACTGAAAAGTTAGAAATGAAGCGCTATGATTTGATGAACAGCATCAACGCACGCGGCACCTTCATGACCACGAAGCTGGCTGTTCCTTACCTGAAAGAAGCAGCTAATCCGCATGTGATCATGCTGTCACCACCGCTCGATATGTCAACACATTGGTTCGCTCCGCATGTAGGCTACTCCATCGCGAAATATGGCATGAGTTTGTGTGTCTTGGGGTTTGCTGGCGAATTTAAAAGATATGGCATTGGTGTGAATGCCCTTTGGCCACGCACCACTATCGCCACTGCTGCTGTTGGCAATTTGTTGGGTGGCGATGCCATGATGCAAGCCAGCCGCACACCTGACATTCTAGCCGATGCCGCTCATGCAATGCTGATGAAAAACTCAAAAGAATTCACAGGTAACTTCATTATTGATGATACATTTTTGGCAGGCGAAGGCGTGACAGACTTTGACAAATACCGCGTTGATGGAACCGTGTCATTGATGCCAGACTTCTTTGTTCCTGCTGACATGACACCACCTGATTGCGTTAATTTAAAACCAATTAATAAATAA
- a CDS encoding crotonase/enoyl-CoA hydratase family protein, with amino-acid sequence MSDDIVISDSGTIKTIRFNRVEKKNAITQAMYTALADAIDDAQTQGCPALIFLGQPNVFCAGNDIIDFMTTAMSSNFSDSPVIRFLRTLATCKIPMIAGVDGLAIGVGTTMLMHCDMVFATTRTTLKTPFLNLGLVPEAGSSLIAPRIMGQQRAFEMLVMGETFSADAAYRAGLVNHVVDESSLEERVMEAANKLAALPPEALHLSRGLLRGSEDEILQRIDEEAVLFAQRLKSDEAREAFTAFMEKRPPNFTKSSA; translated from the coding sequence ATGAGCGACGATATTGTCATCAGCGATTCCGGCACCATCAAAACCATTCGCTTCAACCGTGTGGAAAAGAAAAATGCCATTACGCAAGCCATGTATACCGCGCTTGCTGATGCGATTGATGATGCGCAAACTCAAGGATGTCCCGCCCTTATTTTCCTAGGACAGCCCAATGTTTTTTGTGCAGGCAACGACATCATAGACTTCATGACAACCGCCATGTCGTCCAACTTTTCGGATAGCCCCGTGATCCGTTTTTTACGAACCTTAGCCACATGCAAAATACCCATGATTGCAGGCGTTGATGGCTTGGCCATTGGTGTCGGCACAACCATGTTGATGCATTGTGATATGGTTTTTGCCACTACGCGCACCACCTTGAAGACACCGTTTCTCAATCTTGGCCTCGTGCCTGAAGCTGGTTCTAGCCTGATTGCACCACGCATCATGGGCCAACAACGGGCCTTTGAAATGCTTGTGATGGGCGAAACATTTTCGGCTGATGCAGCGTATCGTGCCGGCCTGGTCAATCATGTTGTTGATGAGAGCAGTTTGGAAGAGCGGGTGATGGAAGCGGCGAATAAACTTGCAGCACTTCCCCCCGAAGCCCTGCATCTGTCACGCGGGTTATTGCGCGGTAGTGAAGATGAAATATTGCAAAGAATTGACGAGGAAGCGGTTTTATTTGCGCAACGCCTAAAGTCAGATGAGGCGCGCGAAGCCTTCACCGCTTTCATGGAAAAACGACCACCCAACTTTACCAAATCCAGTGCCTAG
- a CDS encoding acyl-CoA dehydrogenase, with amino-acid sequence MYNAPVNEIAFTLKTVIGMQKDIDNGTFGDLSEDLVDAILEEAAKFANDEIAPLNAIGDQAGITLENAILTTPKGFPATYKTWCEAGWNGLIGPEEFGGQGLPITMQVATGEMWNAANLAFSLCALLTAGAIEAVTLHGSDSLKATYLEKLISGEWTGTMNLTEPQAGSDLSALRSRAEPQGDGTYRIFGQKIYITFGEHDMADNICHLVLARLPDAPEGVKGISLFMVPKFIPNEDGTVGARNDVFCSGIEHKLGIHASPTCTMIFGDDHAVNDTGKAGALGWLIGHENDGLSCMFTMMNNARLNVGVQGAGIGERAYQQALAYANERKQGSSPLNTEGGMAPIVMHPDVTRNLMTMRSMVQASRALCFACAYALDMAEHAPEEERSFWQTRGDLLTPLAKSYSTDSAVEVASIGIQIHGGMGFVEETGAAQHLRDARILPIYEGTNGIQAIDLVGRKLQVDGGVNAKAFISEMRQIASDVSASNQAEFGTIAARLTSSLDDLDATTEFMLDCLSNKKIADAMAGATPYQKLFALTAGLAYHAKGALGSSQASDKTSDDVLRITSARFFAENIAIETAALRLCVLEGADGVLAATSELLTN; translated from the coding sequence ATGTATAATGCGCCGGTCAATGAAATTGCATTTACCCTGAAGACCGTCATCGGCATGCAGAAAGATATTGATAATGGCACCTTTGGCGATCTCTCCGAAGATCTTGTTGATGCCATTTTGGAAGAAGCAGCAAAATTTGCGAACGATGAAATCGCCCCCCTTAATGCAATTGGCGATCAAGCCGGCATTACCCTTGAAAACGCAATATTAACAACACCTAAGGGCTTTCCCGCCACCTATAAAACGTGGTGCGAGGCGGGATGGAATGGCTTGATCGGTCCAGAAGAATTTGGCGGTCAAGGCCTACCTATTACAATGCAGGTTGCGACCGGTGAAATGTGGAATGCAGCCAATCTTGCCTTTTCGCTTTGTGCTTTATTGACCGCTGGCGCCATTGAAGCAGTGACACTGCATGGCAGCGATAGCCTGAAGGCCACCTATCTGGAAAAACTCATTTCAGGCGAATGGACCGGCACTATGAACTTGACTGAGCCACAGGCTGGTTCTGATTTATCAGCCCTTCGCTCACGAGCCGAGCCGCAAGGTGACGGTACTTATCGGATATTTGGTCAAAAAATTTACATTACCTTCGGTGAACACGATATGGCCGATAACATCTGCCATTTGGTACTTGCCCGTCTGCCCGATGCGCCAGAAGGTGTGAAGGGTATTTCCTTGTTTATGGTGCCTAAATTCATCCCAAATGAAGACGGGACAGTGGGCGCACGCAATGATGTTTTTTGTAGCGGTATTGAACATAAACTCGGCATTCACGCCTCCCCCACCTGCACGATGATTTTTGGTGACGATCACGCGGTCAATGATACTGGCAAAGCGGGCGCTCTCGGCTGGCTTATCGGGCATGAGAATGACGGACTTTCCTGTATGTTCACCATGATGAACAACGCGAGGCTGAATGTGGGTGTCCAAGGCGCAGGTATTGGCGAACGTGCTTATCAACAAGCCCTCGCTTATGCCAATGAACGCAAACAAGGCAGTTCGCCCCTGAACACTGAGGGCGGTATGGCGCCTATTGTTATGCATCCTGATGTGACACGAAATTTAATGACCATGCGTAGTATGGTTCAAGCATCACGCGCTTTATGCTTTGCCTGCGCTTATGCGCTTGATATGGCCGAACATGCCCCAGAAGAAGAACGTTCGTTCTGGCAAACTCGCGGCGACCTCCTAACCCCCCTTGCAAAGTCCTATTCAACTGATAGCGCTGTTGAAGTAGCCTCCATCGGAATACAAATTCATGGTGGCATGGGATTTGTTGAAGAAACTGGTGCTGCGCAACACTTACGCGATGCTCGTATTTTACCTATTTATGAGGGCACCAATGGTATTCAGGCAATCGACCTTGTAGGGCGAAAGCTACAGGTAGATGGGGGCGTCAATGCTAAAGCCTTCATTAGCGAGATGCGCCAGATTGCCAGTGATGTGAGCGCCTCAAATCAAGCCGAGTTTGGGACAATTGCCGCGCGCCTTACCTCAAGCCTCGATGATTTGGATGCGACAACCGAGTTTATGCTTGATTGTCTTTCTAATAAGAAAATAGCTGATGCCATGGCGGGCGCGACGCCGTATCAAAAACTCTTCGCCCTCACCGCTGGCCTTGCCTATCATGCGAAAGGCGCATTAGGCTCTTCTCAAGCATCCGACAAAACATCCGATGATGTGTTGCGTATTACATCGGCGCGATTTTTTGCTGAAAATATAGCAATAGAAACAGCCGCGCTGCGGCTCTGTGTTCTTGAGGGCGCGGATGGTGTTTTGGCAGCAACGAGTGAGCTTTTAACAAACTAG
- a CDS encoding L-threonylcarbamoyladenylate synthase encodes MTAILKASDLNTINKALAVFRAGGLVAIPTETVYGLAADATNGEAVARIYEAKGRPNFNPLIAHCSTVEMALRYGHFSAVAQKAADHFWPGPLTLVVPYREEGGISPLVRAGLDSIALRVPNGVSSPLISALNKPIAAPSANLSGRISPTTAHHVQSQLDGLIDLIIDGGPCDFGVESTIISFQEDQPILLRPGGVEIEMLEQVLGARVQSASADSPIVAPGQLASHYAPIGQLRLNATQVADEDGALNFGNSKLSARTCYSLSESGDLREAAARLFACLSVFDEKKARHIAVAPIPEVGLGIAINDRLRRAAAPRK; translated from the coding sequence ATGACTGCGATCTTAAAAGCATCGGATTTAAACACAATAAATAAGGCATTGGCGGTGTTTCGAGCGGGTGGTCTGGTGGCCATTCCAACAGAAACCGTTTACGGGCTGGCAGCTGATGCAACCAATGGCGAAGCGGTGGCGCGTATATATGAGGCGAAGGGGCGGCCAAATTTTAACCCGTTGATTGCTCATTGCAGCACTGTGGAGATGGCTCTGAGATATGGCCACTTCTCTGCCGTAGCGCAAAAAGCGGCAGATCACTTTTGGCCGGGGCCCTTAACACTTGTGGTGCCTTATCGCGAGGAAGGGGGGATATCCCCTTTGGTGCGCGCCGGACTTGATAGCATTGCGTTGCGCGTACCAAATGGCGTCAGCAGTCCACTTATTTCTGCACTCAATAAGCCCATTGCGGCGCCTAGTGCCAATCTTTCAGGGCGTATTAGCCCCACAACAGCGCATCATGTGCAATCGCAATTAGATGGATTGATAGATCTCATCATTGATGGTGGCCCATGCGATTTTGGTGTCGAATCCACCATCATCTCTTTTCAAGAAGATCAGCCGATACTTCTCAGGCCCGGTGGTGTGGAAATTGAGATGTTAGAGCAGGTTTTGGGTGCTAGAGTACAAAGTGCTAGTGCCGACAGTCCGATTGTTGCGCCCGGTCAACTTGCCTCGCATTATGCGCCCATTGGTCAGCTCCGACTTAATGCAACGCAGGTAGCTGATGAAGACGGCGCGCTTAATTTTGGAAACTCCAAGCTTTCAGCTCGCACTTGTTATTCATTGAGTGAGAGTGGTGACTTGCGAGAAGCAGCCGCGCGATTATTTGCTTGTCTTTCTGTTTTTGATGAAAAGAAAGCGCGCCATATTGCTGTTGCACCTATACCGGAAGTCGGTCTTGGGATTGCCATTAATGATCGTCTTCGACGCGCAGCTGCACCGCGCAAATGA
- a CDS encoding J domain-containing protein has protein sequence MNDPYSTLGVTKAADEREIKSAFRKLAKKYHPDQNTDNPKAQEKFSEINTAYEILGDKDKRGQFDRGEIDADGKPRGFSGGDPFGGAGPFGGGARQQRSTGGGFSAEDILSEIFGGQRSARSSAGNPFGGANRASQTQAAHTGEDVSVSIQVSLEELGKTEKVRLEMPNGKTLSVALPAGVEDGQIMRLRGQGEKGLRGPAGDALVTINIKKHPLFKRDGETLRIDVPITLYEAVLGAKVKVPTLSGQVALGIPKGGNGGQVLRIKERGILKKNGTRGDILATLRIVLPDDGTSDLETMMQVWRDQRPYKVRGPGFD, from the coding sequence ATGAACGATCCTTATTCAACCCTCGGTGTTACTAAAGCCGCAGATGAGCGCGAAATAAAGAGCGCCTTTCGTAAGCTTGCGAAAAAATATCACCCAGACCAAAATACCGATAATCCAAAAGCTCAAGAAAAATTCTCTGAGATAAATACCGCTTACGAGATTTTAGGCGATAAAGACAAACGCGGCCAATTTGATCGTGGCGAGATAGATGCCGATGGCAAACCGAGAGGCTTTAGTGGCGGCGACCCTTTTGGTGGCGCAGGCCCATTTGGTGGTGGTGCGCGCCAACAACGCTCAACAGGCGGCGGGTTTTCAGCAGAAGATATTTTAAGCGAAATCTTTGGCGGCCAACGCAGTGCTAGATCTAGTGCAGGCAATCCTTTTGGTGGCGCGAATAGGGCTTCGCAAACCCAAGCCGCCCACACAGGTGAAGATGTCAGTGTATCTATTCAGGTTAGCCTTGAAGAACTTGGCAAGACAGAAAAAGTCCGCCTTGAAATGCCAAATGGCAAAACACTCTCAGTCGCCTTACCTGCAGGCGTTGAAGATGGACAAATCATGCGATTGCGTGGGCAAGGCGAAAAAGGGTTACGCGGGCCAGCCGGTGATGCGCTTGTGACCATCAACATCAAGAAACATCCTCTCTTCAAACGCGATGGCGAGACCTTGCGGATTGATGTGCCAATAACTCTTTATGAAGCCGTTTTAGGTGCCAAGGTAAAAGTCCCCACATTGTCTGGGCAGGTCGCCCTTGGCATACCCAAAGGCGGAAACGGTGGTCAGGTATTACGCATCAAAGAGCGCGGCATTTTGAAAAAGAACGGCACGAGAGGTGACATTCTAGCGACTTTGCGCATTGTCTTACCCGATGATGGAACGAGCGATCTTGAAACCATGATGCAGGTCTGGCGTGACCAACGGCCTTATAAAGTGCGCGGTCCGGGCTTCGACTAA
- a CDS encoding RT0821/Lpp0805 family surface protein, with protein sequence MSHNVVIRNLMRKNFGILMGLSASLSLAMLGGCSIAGFGPEVDNISTQAVIATNSTNILQETVDPSDWEKVRLTMGSALTTQPAGEPLAWHNDITGTAGSIVTMDVKSDEKGRFCRTFSTTLNGIGGVSQYRGDACRKKTGEIELVNLTPFNAVVEVATPKGDNNIQ encoded by the coding sequence TTGAGTCATAATGTTGTAATTCGGAATTTAATGCGCAAGAACTTTGGCATATTAATGGGGCTGTCAGCAAGTTTATCACTTGCTATGCTTGGAGGCTGTTCAATAGCTGGTTTTGGACCAGAAGTGGACAATATTTCAACGCAAGCAGTCATCGCTACCAACAGTACAAACATTCTTCAAGAAACGGTTGACCCATCCGATTGGGAAAAAGTGCGCTTAACGATGGGCTCAGCACTTACAACCCAACCTGCGGGAGAGCCATTGGCTTGGCATAACGATATTACGGGAACTGCTGGTTCAATTGTGACAATGGACGTAAAATCGGATGAAAAAGGTCGTTTTTGCAGAACTTTTTCAACAACACTGAACGGTATCGGCGGCGTATCACAGTATCGTGGTGATGCATGCAGAAAAAAAACCGGTGAGATTGAACTTGTCAATCTGACGCCTTTTAATGCCGTAGTTGAAGTTGCTACACCAAAAGGCGACAATAATATCCAATAA
- the pdxH gene encoding pyridoxamine 5'-phosphate oxidase, producing the protein MTDNFLEETNPFKTFEQWVNQAKAHELNDPNAMALSSVDSNGMPNVRIVLLKDWDERGFVFYTNMESQKGEEVLSAKKAAVSFHWKSLRKQIRIRGITEQVSDVEADDYFASRPRLSQLGAWASKQSRPLDSRQTMMDAVAALEEKYINQDIPRPDYWKGTRIKPLYIEFWQDGDFRLHDRCIFQRSDLSQNWQQQRWYP; encoded by the coding sequence ATGACAGATAATTTTCTAGAAGAAACAAATCCATTCAAAACTTTTGAACAGTGGGTCAACCAAGCAAAAGCTCACGAACTTAATGACCCAAATGCTATGGCTTTGTCCAGCGTTGATTCCAATGGGATGCCAAATGTTCGCATTGTCCTGTTGAAAGATTGGGATGAGCGGGGGTTTGTTTTTTATACCAATATGGAAAGCCAGAAAGGTGAGGAGGTATTGTCAGCGAAGAAAGCGGCGGTAAGTTTCCATTGGAAAAGCTTGAGAAAGCAAATTCGAATTCGCGGTATTACGGAACAAGTGAGTGATGTTGAAGCTGATGATTATTTTGCATCAAGGCCTCGTCTCAGCCAGCTTGGCGCTTGGGCATCCAAACAATCCCGTCCACTGGATAGTCGTCAAACTATGATGGACGCGGTGGCCGCTCTTGAAGAAAAATATATAAATCAAGACATACCGCGCCCTGATTATTGGAAGGGCACCCGCATAAAGCCTCTCTATATTGAATTTTGGCAAGATGGCGACTTCCGGCTGCATGATCGTTGTATTTTTCAGCGCTCTGATTTGTCACAAAACTGGCAGCAGCAAAGATGGTATCCCTAA